CTGGCGAGCCGGACGAGCCACGTAGGTAGGCGGGCGTGCGTCGCCGGACTGTCGTCCAGCACACAGTGGTGCGCGCGGCCGGGTGCGGTTAGGCTCCGAAAGAGGATGGATTGTTCGGTATTCGTATGGTGAGCTGCTGATTTCCGTTGTCGGCTCGTTCGGGCGAAGAATGGGTCCGCCAGATGTCAATGGTGACTGGAGGTTCGCGATGGGGGAGGTGCGATTCGGGGGTTACCGGCTGGAGCGGCTGCTCGGCAAGGGCGGTATGGGGCAGGTCTGGTTGGCGTACGACACGGCTGCGACGCGATGGGTGGCGCTGAAACTCCTGCCTGCCGAACTCGCGGCCGCCGGGGGATATCGCAAGCGGTTCGAGCGCGAAGCCGAGGCCGTTGCCGCGTTGCGCGATCCGCACGTGCCGCGGATTCACCACTTCGGCGAGATCGATGGTCGGTTCTACATCGACATGCAGTTCGTCGAGGGCACCGACCTGGCGGGCAGGCTGGCGGCCGAGGGGCCGCTGGCGCCGGACATCGCGGTCGGCATCGTCGGACACGTGGCGGTCGCGCTCGACGTGGCGCATCGGGCCGGGCTGGTACACCGCGACGTCAAACCGTCGAACATCGTCGTTCATCCCACCGGCTTTACCTACCTGATCGACTTCGGCATCGCACATGGGCTGGGCCAGACGGCCGTGACCACCACCGGCATGGCGATTGGCACCCTGGCCTACATGGCGCCGGAACGGTTCACCGGCAAGGTGGACGGTCGCGCGGACGTCTACTCGCTGGCCTGTGTGCTCTACGAATGCCTCACCGGCTCCCGGCCCTACGGCGACACCGATCCCGCCCAGCAGATGCACGCCCACCTGATGTCGGCACCGCCGCACGCCAGCTCGGCCCGCGTCGACGTTCCGGTCGAGCTCGATGCCGTCATCGATCGGGGTCTGGCCAAGGACCCGGCCGAACGATTTTCCACCGCAGGCGCATTCGCCGCCGCCGCACGCACGGCGATCGGTGCGCCCGCGCCGCGCGCGCAGACCGCACCGGTTGCCGCCGCTGACTCGGTGCCGCCGACCACGCACCTCCCCGAACCCGGCCGCCCGGCAACGAAGTTCCTGACCGACGAACCCGCTGTGGAACATCCGCCGCGACCCGGGCAGGCTCCCGCGGCGGTCGCCGCGGAATGCGGGCCGACGCCGACGAAGGTTCTGCCGGAGCCGGGGCCGACGCCGACCTTGGTGGCGACAAGGCTCGATATATCCCCGATCGTGCCACAAGTGAATCCTGCTGCGGGACAGCATAATTCGAATCGCTCCTCGGCTCCCGATGCGCCACGGAGTCGGCAGCCGTATTTCGATGCGGGACAGCCGCAGGTGAGTGCGGGTGCGGTATATCCGGTTGCCGGGCAGCCGTATTCAGGCGCGCAGCATTGGTACTCGAACGGACCGTATCCGGCGGTTCCCGCTCGACGTGGGCAACCGGGCGCCGGGCCCGACCCCGGCGGATGGCAGGGGCGGCTGCTCGCACTCCAGGCGCGGGTGCTGGCCCCGAGGCCCACCCCATCGCCCCTGCCGTATCCGCGGGCAGGCACACCCGCGCGCAGGGTCTTCCCCGCTCCGGTCAATCGTCCTGCCTACCGACCTCCTCAGGTGCGCCCGCTCGTCCCGGTGCTGCGGTGGCGGCCGCGGCGGCGGAGCATGATGTCGAAGGTGATCGGTACGCTGACCGTGATCTTCCTGGCACCGTTCGCGCTCGCCGCGGGATGTTTCGCGCTGATCGCCGTCGGGAGCAAGGCGAGCGATTCGGGCGGCGGTGCGCCCGCCTCGCCGCCCTCGGCGCTTGCGGACGAGCATCCCGGACCGCCGCCGGATCGGTCGCCACCGGACCCCGCCGTACCGGCGTCGGGGGACACCCCGGTCCGCGACGGCAAATTCGAGTTCGTCGTGACGAAGGTCGACGCGGACGTGTCGCGAGTAGGATTGCAAACGGCCGCAGGCTCGTTCCTGATCGTCACCCTGGCCGTCCGCAACATCTCCGACGAGGTGAAGTGGTTCCTGCCGATGGGCCAGCGCCTGTTCGACGCCCAGGGCACCCCCTTCGAGCACAATGCCACCGCCACCATGTGGCAGAACACCCAACAGCGCCTCGGTTATTCGTTCGAGCTGCGCCCAGGCCAGTCCGCCACCACCCAACTGGTCTTCGATCTCCCGCCGCAGGCCAGCCCCGACCACCTCGAACTCCACGACTTCGTCCTCTCCAACGGAGTCCGGGTGCACCTCAACTGACGCGGCGGCGACGCTCGGAGTCCGTTGGCTGGGGACGCGTCAGGGCGACGCGGGCGGTGTCGGCGAGAGCCGTGCGGACCGCTTGGCGGCCGATACGCAGAGCCCTGGCCAGCAGGGCGGTGTCGCGGGCCGCGCTGTCAACGTCCGGCCAGGATGGGCAATCCCGCCGAGGCACGCAGCGCGCGCATGAGCGTGCGCTTGTCGGTGATGTGCGGGTGCAGGTCGACCGCCTGACCGGTGCGGGTGTCGGTGGCGGCGTGAGTTTCAGGCCTGGAGGAGGCAGTTTGCGTCACCACGGAGGGCCGACGAACGCCGCTGATCGAACAGGGCGGCGTGAGTTTCAGGCCTGGAGGAGGCAGTTTGCGTCACCACGGAGGGCCGACGAACGCCGCTGATCGAACAGGGCGGCGTGAGTTTCAGGCCTGGAGGAGGCAGTTTGCGTCACCACGGAGGGCCGACGAACGCCGCTGATCGAACAGGGCGGCGTGAGTTTCAGGCCTGGAGGAGGCAGTTTGCGTCACCACGGAGGGCCGACGAACGCCGCTGATCGAACAGGGCGGCGTGAGTTTCAGGCCTGGAGGAGGCAGTTTGCGTCACCACGGAGGGCCGACGAACGCCGCTGATCGAACAGAGCGGGCGCGGACGTCGTGTCCAGCACCCGCTCGGAGACGGTCTTCGCCCCGTGTCTACTTGATTTCGGCGAGAACCGTACCCTGGGTGATCGCCGCGCCCGCCTCGACGGACAGCCCGGTGACCACGCCTGCCTTGTGCGCGTTGACCGGGTTCTCCATCTTCATCGCCTCGAGCACCACGATCAGGTCACCCGCCTCGACGGATTGGCCTTCCTCGACGGCGACCTTGACGACGGTGCCCTGCATCGGTGCGGTGACCGCGTCACCGGAGGCCGCGCCGCCGCCCGCGCCGCCACGCTTGCGCGGCTTGGGCTTCTTGCGGATCACACCGGCGCCGTTGCTCGCCGCTCCAGCGGCTCCGGCGCCCACGGTGAAGTTGCCAGGAAGCGACACCTCGACCCGGCGTCCACCGACCTCGACGACGACCTTCTGCCTGGGCAGATCCTCGTCCTCGTCGGCCTCGGCGGCACCGCCGCTGAACGGCTCGACAGCGTTGACCCACTCGGTTTCGATCCACTTGGTGTAGACCTGGAACGTCTCGCCGTCACCGATGAACGCCGGGTCCTCGACGATCGCCCGGTGGAACGGGATGACGGTGGCAAGGCCGTCGACCTCGAACTCGGCCAGGGCGCGTCGCGCCCGCTCCAGCGCCTGCGTGCGGTTCTCCCCGGTGACGATCAGCTTGGCCAGCATCGAGTCGAACTGACCGCCGATCACGCTGCCCTGCACCACGCCGGAGTCCACGCGGACGCCGGGGCCTGTCGGCTCCTTGTACACCGTGACCGGGCCGGGGGCGGGCAGAAAGCCGCGGCCCGCGTCCTCGCCGTTGATGCGGAACTCGAAGGAGTGGCCACGCGGCGTGGGGTCTTCCTTGATCTCCAGCTCTTCGCCGTTGGCGATGCGGAACTGCTGGCGCACCAGGTCGATGCCCGCGGTCTCCTCGGTGACCGGGTGTTCGACCTGTAGACGGGTGTTCACCTCGAGGAACGAGACGGTCTCGCCCTGCACCAGGTACTCGACGGTGCCCGCGCCGTAGTAGTGGGCTTCCTTGCAGATGGCTTTGGCCGAGGCGTGGATCTTCGTACGCACCTCGTCGGTCAGGAACGGCGCGGGGGCCTCCTCGACGAGCTTCTGGAAGCGCCGTTGCAGCGAGCAGTCGCGGGTGCCCGCGACCACGACGTTGCCGTGCTTGTCGGCGATGACCTGTGCCTCGACGTGACGGGCCTTGTCCAGATACTGCTCGACGAAGCACTCGCCGCGGCCGAAGGCGGCGGTCGCCTCGCGGGTGGCCGACTCGAACAGCTCGGGGATCTCCTCGATGGAGTGCGCGACCTTCATGCCACGACCGCCGCCGCCGAACGCGGCCTTGATGGCGACCGGAACGCCGTACTTCTTCGCGAACTCCACAACCTCGTCGGCGTTCTTGACCGGGTCCTTGGTGCCCGCGGCCATCGGCGCTTTCGCGCGCTCGGCGATATGGCGCGCGGTGACCTTGTCACCCAGGTCGCGAATCGATTGCGGCGAGGGGCCGATCCAGATCAGCCCGGCGTCGATGACGGCCTGGGCGAAATCGGCGTTCTCCGACAGGAAGCCATAGCCAGGGTGGATGGCGTCGGCGCCGGACCGGGCGGCGGCGTCGAGGATCTTGTCGAACACGAGGTACGACTCGGCCGAGGTCTGCCCACCCAGGGCGAATGCCTCGTCGGCGAGCTTCACGAACGGGGCATCGGCGTCCGGCTCGGCGTAGACCGCGACGCTGCCGATGCCGGCGTCCTTGGCCGCCCGGATTACGCGCACGGCGATTTCGCCTCGGTTAGCTACGAGTACCTTCGTGATCCGTGCGCTGGCATGGCTGGGCACTGAGCCTCCTGTGTGCAATCTTTGGTCGCTTCGCGGGGGGTGGGGTCGCTGCGCAGGGCTCCGCTCCCGTAGTCGACAAACTTACGTCTCGGGCGAGTGTAGGCAGTCTGCCAACAGACACCGAACCCGGCTAGCCCTACTCAACAGTAGGTCGTAGCTCACAACCTACGCGGGCGGTGTTCGGGACCGCAGCCTGCCCTACCTGCCGCGGGCGCGCCGCGAGGCGCCCGAAGGGACCTCGCCGGAATCATCTCCCTTGGCGATCGGCATCCGCACCGCGTTGCCCCATTCGGTCCAGGAACCGTCGTAGTTGCGGACGGTGTCATAGCCGAGCAGATAGGTGAGGACGAACCAGGTGTGACTGGACCGTACGCCGACCCGGCTGTAGACCATCAGGTCGTCCAGGCCGGCCAGCGGGCGGTAGATCTCGTCGAGTTCCGCGCGCGGGCGGAACCGTCCGTCCGGGGCGAGCGACTCGGACCACGGGATGTTCAGCGCGGTCGGAATGTGACCGTCGCGCAGCGCGGCGTCCTGGGGGTTGTCCGGCTTCGGCGCACCGCAATACTCCCCGGGCGAGCGCACGTCGATCAGCGGCTTGCCCAGGCGGGCGAGCACGTCCTCGCGGAAGGCGCGGGCGGTGCTGTCGTCGCGGCGCACGGTCGGGTACGCGCTGCCGCCGCCGTCGGCGGGCTCGAAGGTCGTGTCGCGTCCCTCGGAGATCCATGCCGCCCGCCCACCGTCGAGTAACCGCACGTCCTCGTGCCCGAACAAGGTGAAGACCCATGCGGTGTGCGCCGCCTGCGCGTTGTCTCGATCGCCGTAGATCACCACCGTGTCGTCGACTTCGATTCCTTTGGCGCGCATCAGTTCGGTGAAGCGGGTTCCGTCGATATAGTCGCGCGTGACCGGATCGTTCAGATCGCCTCGCCAATCCAGCTTGGTGGCGCCCGGAACGTGCCCGATGTCGTAGAGCAATATGTCCTCGTTGGACTCGATGATCGCGAGTCCCTTCGTGCCGATGTTTGCCGACAACCATTCGGTGGTTACTAGTCGGTGAGGATGTGCGTAGGAACCGAATGAGGAATGAGGATCCGAGGCAACGGGCACGGTGTGGTCCTTCACGCGTGGGTAGGCGGTGGTGACAACGGTTTCGGGTCTCACAGCGATGCTAGGTGTGAGGCGATAGTGACTCTCGTTTCAGATCACAAATCGGCTGAGGGGCGAATTAATCGCACCTACATCCGATAAAGTCTCCCGAGAGGAGGGGTGAGCTATGTCCGATTCTTGGCCGCGGCGGCGATTGCTTGCGATCCTACGTGGCGCCAGCGAACCTCTCGATGCCCAAGAACTGGCCAGAATCACAGGACAGCACGTCACCACGGTTCGGTTTCATCTGGACGTGCTCACCAGGGAATCTCTCGTCCGGCAATTCCAGCAGCCACCCCGCGGCCGCGGACGTCCGCGCATCGGATACAGCGCGGTCCAGCGATCGGTCGGCTATCAGGATTTGGCGCAGGTGCTCGCCGACCAGTTGGGGCCCGATCCGCAGCGTCGGTCGGAGGCTGCCGTCGCGGCGGGCCGGGCCTGGGGCGCCAAGCTCGATGCCGGCGACCACCGGATCGAATCACTGGAGGACGCCAAAGACGTCACCATGACGCTGATGTCGGAGCTCGGCTTCGCACCGGAACGCGACCCTTCCTCGGAGACCGACGAGCGGGTGTTGATCCGGCTGACGGCGTGTCCGCTGCGCGAGCTCGCGCGGACGCACTCCGAGGTGGTGTGTGGCGTGCATCTCGGCCTGATCGAAGAGGTGCTCGATCGCAACGGTGTGCGCGGCGAGATCGATGTCCAGATGCATCCGTTTGTCGAGCCGGAACTATGCGTGGCGCGACTGGAACTCATCGCCGCGCGGCACGCCGGCACCCGCGAGGCGGCGACGGTGCCCGTGGGTGATGTGGAGGCTTCCGAGCCGCTGACCGCGCCGTCAGGCCGTGTGGCCCCACAACTGCGTAACTCCGACCCCAACGTCATCAAGCAATCGGCGCAGCAGTGGTAGCCCGATTCCGATGACGCTGGACGGATCGCCGTCGATGCGATCGACGAACCAGCCGCCCAGCCCGTCGAGGGTGAACGCACCCGCCACCTGCAACGGCTCGCCGGTCGCGATGTAGGCGTCCAGCTCGTCCGGTTCCGGCTTGGCGAAATGCACCGTGGTGGAACTGTGGTCCACCGCCTCGGCGGTGACCTGCCCGTCCCGGAGCCGCAGCACGCAGTGGCCGGTCACCAGGTCCGCGCTGCGCCCCGCCATGGCACCCCAGCGGGCGCGGGCGACCTCGGGAGTGTGTGGCTTGCCCTGCAGCTCGCCGTCGACGAGCAGCATCGAATCGCAGGCCACCACAATACAATCGGTGGCGAGCTCGGGAATGTCGGCAGCGACGGCCGCCGCCTTGGCGCGGGCCAGTTCCACCACGACCAGCTGGGGCGCAGTATCCCGGGGAAGGGCACGGGCCACCGCGTCCTCGTCTACGTCGGATACTCGGACGATCGGGTCGATGCCCGCCGAACGGAGTACTTCCCTGCGCGCCGGAGACGCGGAAGCGAGAACCAGACGCGTCACTCGCGCAGGTGGGACAGTTGCGGGAAGGCGTACGGGGAGAACGGCGAACTGCCACGGTGCATCAGCGTCGGGCGACCCCACATGTCCGGCGGGCCGGACCGGCCCGCCGGGGCCGCGCTGTTCGCGGCGGCGGACAGGACACACACCAGCGCGGCGAGTTCCTCGTCGGTGGGTGCGCCCTTCACTACACGGAAGAAGGGCTCCGCGGTGGCTTCGGCCGGTAGCGCGGCGGCCGCGTTCGCGTCGGTGGCCGCTCGGACCTGATCCGCGATCGGGTCGACTGCGAGTTCCAGTTCGACGGCGCTCAACACATCTTCTTCTGCCACGGTCGTCACAGTGCCAGATCCTCTCTTGCCTCGATCGCGTTGATTTGATCAGGCGTTCCCATATTCAGAAATAGCCGATAAAGCAGATCATCCTCGGATCCACTCATTACGTCTCCGCAAGTGTGCGCGGCCTACGAGGATATCGCTTGATCACAGCGGGATGTTGCCGTGTTTCTTCGGCGGAAGGGTAACCATTTTGCGTTCGAGCAATCGCAGCGCCGACACGATTTGACCGCGCGTGTGCGACGGCGGGATGACCGCGTCCACATAGCCGCGCTCGGCGGCGATGTACGGGTTCACGAGTGTGTCTTCGTACTCGTTCTGCAGCTCGAGCCGCAGCGCATCGACGTCTCCGCCCTCTTTGGCGGCCTGCTGCAATTGCTTGCGGTAGACGAATCCGACCGCACCGGAAGCGCCCATCACGGCGATCTGAGCGGACGGCCAAGCGAGGTTCACATCCGCACCCATGTGTTTGGAACCCATCACGTCGTAGGCGCCACCGTAGGCC
The DNA window shown above is from Nocardia sp. NBC_01730 and carries:
- a CDS encoding helix-turn-helix transcriptional regulator; the protein is MSDSWPRRRLLAILRGASEPLDAQELARITGQHVTTVRFHLDVLTRESLVRQFQQPPRGRGRPRIGYSAVQRSVGYQDLAQVLADQLGPDPQRRSEAAVAAGRAWGAKLDAGDHRIESLEDAKDVTMTLMSELGFAPERDPSSETDERVLIRLTACPLRELARTHSEVVCGVHLGLIEEVLDRNGVRGEIDVQMHPFVEPELCVARLELIAARHAGTREAATVPVGDVEASEPLTAPSGRVAPQLRNSDPNVIKQSAQQW
- a CDS encoding nucleoside triphosphate pyrophosphatase, giving the protein MTRLVLASASPARREVLRSAGIDPIVRVSDVDEDAVARALPRDTAPQLVVVELARAKAAAVAADIPELATDCIVVACDSMLLVDGELQGKPHTPEVARARWGAMAGRSADLVTGHCVLRLRDGQVTAEAVDHSSTTVHFAKPEPDELDAYIATGEPLQVAGAFTLDGLGGWFVDRIDGDPSSVIGIGLPLLRRLLDDVGVGVTQLWGHTA
- a CDS encoding sulfurtransferase, yielding MPVASDPHSSFGSYAHPHRLVTTEWLSANIGTKGLAIIESNEDILLYDIGHVPGATKLDWRGDLNDPVTRDYIDGTRFTELMRAKGIEVDDTVVIYGDRDNAQAAHTAWVFTLFGHEDVRLLDGGRAAWISEGRDTTFEPADGGGSAYPTVRRDDSTARAFREDVLARLGKPLIDVRSPGEYCGAPKPDNPQDAALRDGHIPTALNIPWSESLAPDGRFRPRAELDEIYRPLAGLDDLMVYSRVGVRSSHTWFVLTYLLGYDTVRNYDGSWTEWGNAVRMPIAKGDDSGEVPSGASRRARGR
- a CDS encoding acetyl/propionyl/methylcrotonyl-CoA carboxylase subunit alpha is translated as MPSHASARITKVLVANRGEIAVRVIRAAKDAGIGSVAVYAEPDADAPFVKLADEAFALGGQTSAESYLVFDKILDAAARSGADAIHPGYGFLSENADFAQAVIDAGLIWIGPSPQSIRDLGDKVTARHIAERAKAPMAAGTKDPVKNADEVVEFAKKYGVPVAIKAAFGGGGRGMKVAHSIEEIPELFESATREATAAFGRGECFVEQYLDKARHVEAQVIADKHGNVVVAGTRDCSLQRRFQKLVEEAPAPFLTDEVRTKIHASAKAICKEAHYYGAGTVEYLVQGETVSFLEVNTRLQVEHPVTEETAGIDLVRQQFRIANGEELEIKEDPTPRGHSFEFRINGEDAGRGFLPAPGPVTVYKEPTGPGVRVDSGVVQGSVIGGQFDSMLAKLIVTGENRTQALERARRALAEFEVDGLATVIPFHRAIVEDPAFIGDGETFQVYTKWIETEWVNAVEPFSGGAAEADEDEDLPRQKVVVEVGGRRVEVSLPGNFTVGAGAAGAASNGAGVIRKKPKPRKRGGAGGGAASGDAVTAPMQGTVVKVAVEEGQSVEAGDLIVVLEAMKMENPVNAHKAGVVTGLSVEAGAAITQGTVLAEIK
- a CDS encoding serine/threonine-protein kinase; the encoded protein is MGEVRFGGYRLERLLGKGGMGQVWLAYDTAATRWVALKLLPAELAAAGGYRKRFEREAEAVAALRDPHVPRIHHFGEIDGRFYIDMQFVEGTDLAGRLAAEGPLAPDIAVGIVGHVAVALDVAHRAGLVHRDVKPSNIVVHPTGFTYLIDFGIAHGLGQTAVTTTGMAIGTLAYMAPERFTGKVDGRADVYSLACVLYECLTGSRPYGDTDPAQQMHAHLMSAPPHASSARVDVPVELDAVIDRGLAKDPAERFSTAGAFAAAARTAIGAPAPRAQTAPVAAADSVPPTTHLPEPGRPATKFLTDEPAVEHPPRPGQAPAAVAAECGPTPTKVLPEPGPTPTLVATRLDISPIVPQVNPAAGQHNSNRSSAPDAPRSRQPYFDAGQPQVSAGAVYPVAGQPYSGAQHWYSNGPYPAVPARRGQPGAGPDPGGWQGRLLALQARVLAPRPTPSPLPYPRAGTPARRVFPAPVNRPAYRPPQVRPLVPVLRWRPRRRSMMSKVIGTLTVIFLAPFALAAGCFALIAVGSKASDSGGGAPASPPSALADEHPGPPPDRSPPDPAVPASGDTPVRDGKFEFVVTKVDADVSRVGLQTAAGSFLIVTLAVRNISDEVKWFLPMGQRLFDAQGTPFEHNATATMWQNTQQRLGYSFELRPGQSATTQLVFDLPPQASPDHLELHDFVLSNGVRVHLN
- a CDS encoding acyl-CoA carboxylase subunit epsilon — its product is MTTVAEEDVLSAVELELAVDPIADQVRAATDANAAAALPAEATAEPFFRVVKGAPTDEELAALVCVLSAAANSAAPAGRSGPPDMWGRPTLMHRGSSPFSPYAFPQLSHLRE